The following proteins are co-located in the Longimicrobium sp. genome:
- a CDS encoding GNAT family N-acetyltransferase — protein MSGEVSAPVVVTYRDEYREHFEALNREWIERLFHLEPRDRAALGDPRGTYLEGGGEVFFVLADGEVRGTCALRRTGPDSFELGKMAVRPDSRGRGYGALLLRAAIDAARGRGARRLTLFSNQSLAPALALYRKHGFAVTRVGPHPEYARTDVEMELDLTAAAAEPEPEMAAPAVEPVGS, from the coding sequence ATGAGCGGAGAGGTGTCTGCGCCGGTGGTGGTGACCTATCGGGACGAGTACCGGGAGCACTTCGAGGCGCTCAACCGGGAGTGGATCGAGCGCCTGTTCCACCTGGAGCCGCGCGACCGGGCGGCGCTCGGCGACCCGCGCGGGACGTACCTGGAGGGCGGCGGTGAGGTGTTCTTCGTGCTGGCGGACGGGGAGGTGCGCGGCACCTGCGCGCTCAGGAGGACGGGGCCGGACTCGTTCGAGCTGGGAAAGATGGCGGTGCGCCCCGACTCGCGCGGACGCGGCTACGGCGCCCTGCTGCTGCGCGCCGCCATCGACGCGGCGCGCGGGCGGGGGGCGCGGCGCCTGACGCTCTTCTCCAACCAGTCGCTCGCGCCGGCGCTGGCGCTGTACCGCAAGCACGGCTTCGCGGTGACGCGCGTGGGGCCGCACCCGGAGTATGCGCGGACCGACGTCGAGATGGAGCTGGACCTCACCGCGGCGGCCGCGGAGCCGGAACCCGAGATGGCCGCTCCGGCGGTGGAACCGGTCGGATCGTAG